CGACACCGCACTACGCGGCACGACCGCAGGCCGGGTCTGGCTCGAACGCACCGGCGTGTCGCTGCCCACCGACGCCATCGTTCTCGAACGCCTCGCGGCCGGGGCGGGCATCGTCCTGGACCGAACCCGCGGCCGGGCCGCCACCCACGACCCGGCCGGCGTGGAAGTGCTGCTCTCACCCGAGGCCACACCCGAGGCCCGCGCGCTGGCCGTGCGCAGACTCGCCCTTCCTGCGGCGAGATTCAGGGTCGCGGCGCTGCTGGGAAACCCGGACGATCCAGCGATCAGCCGGTGGAGCACCCGACTCGGACGCGTGACCGCCGCCATCGTCGTCGACACCGCGGCCGGGCCCACCACGAGCCTTGGACCGGCCATCGGGACCGAACACGGACCAAGGGCCGGGCTGGGCCCCGCCGTGGAAGTCAGTGGACTGCCGCGCTCATGGCACGGAGCGCTGACGGCGCTGCGGCTGACGGCCGAGACCCATGGTCCGCGCCACCTCGCCTACGACGCCCTGGGCGGTCTGGCCCTCTTGGCCGAGCACGTCTCCCCGCAGAACGCGCTGATCGAGGATGTGCGCGCGCTGCGCGCGGCAGCAGGAGCCGGCATCGGCGCACTGGAGACCCTGGCGGCCCTCGAAGCCCACGACAGCCTGCGCCAGGCCGCCGCCGCACTGCAGCTGCACCACTCCTCACTCCAGGCGCGCCTGCCCAAGCTGACTGCTGCCCTCGGCTTCGCCCCCGACACCCCGCACGGACGCACACGCCTCCATCTCGCCCTGGCCCTCCACCGGCTCAACCTCAACGGTCCCCTGCCCTAGCCACGGGCAGCAGTGGCAGTCCTCGGGAGCGACCGAGTCGGTCCACCGGGTCGGCGGTGGCAGGGGCGGGAGCGCCGGACCGTCGAGTTGTCGTCAGGCCGGTTCCTCCCGGGCCCCGGTTCGGGC
The Streptacidiphilus albus JL83 genome window above contains:
- a CDS encoding helix-turn-helix domain-containing protein; protein product: MEELLQRLSALDPAAGDAVRAIAYFDALVEQRAGLDAFVRAGAILSGCTAGLADPDRHVLVRIHPDGHRLEPAAHIPSWPDTALRGTTAGRVWLERTGVSLPTDAIVLERLAAGAGIVLDRTRGRAATHDPAGVEVLLSPEATPEARALAVRRLALPAARFRVAALLGNPDDPAISRWSTRLGRVTAAIVVDTAAGPTTSLGPAIGTEHGPRAGLGPAVEVSGLPRSWHGALTALRLTAETHGPRHLAYDALGGLALLAEHVSPQNALIEDVRALRAAAGAGIGALETLAALEAHDSLRQAAAALQLHHSSLQARLPKLTAALGFAPDTPHGRTRLHLALALHRLNLNGPLP